The following proteins are co-located in the Conyzicola lurida genome:
- a CDS encoding GNAT family N-acetyltransferase, protein MIPAVIRSERLTLDALLPSDADAIYRYCQDVEIQRWVHIPSPYSRADAGYFATTYAEDAASSDTLTLWAIRSAEGVLLGVIELRFEPVGSATVGYWLGREHRGQSLMTEALQALVEYALDPLGLDLVRIHWNAFVGNFSSAHVARGNGFHFEGTLRQSIVHRDHRVDAWEASLLRSDDRERQDGWPL, encoded by the coding sequence ATGATCCCGGCCGTCATCCGCTCCGAGCGTCTGACGCTCGACGCGCTGCTGCCCTCCGACGCCGACGCCATCTACCGGTACTGCCAGGACGTCGAGATCCAGCGCTGGGTGCACATTCCGTCGCCGTACTCGCGCGCCGACGCCGGCTACTTCGCGACGACCTATGCGGAGGATGCCGCGTCGTCCGACACGCTCACCCTCTGGGCTATCCGCTCGGCCGAGGGTGTTCTGCTCGGAGTGATCGAGCTGCGCTTCGAACCCGTCGGCTCGGCGACCGTCGGCTACTGGCTGGGCAGAGAGCACCGCGGCCAGTCGCTCATGACCGAGGCACTGCAGGCGCTCGTCGAGTACGCGCTCGACCCCCTGGGGCTCGACCTCGTGCGCATCCACTGGAACGCGTTCGTCGGCAACTTCTCGTCCGCGCACGTCGCCCGCGGCAACGGCTTCCACTTCGAGGGAACCCTGCGTCAGTCGATCGTGCACCGCGACCACCGCGTCGACGCCTGGGAAGCCTCCCTGCTGCGCAGCGACGACCGCGAACGACAGGACGGCTGGCCGCTGTGA
- a CDS encoding HAD-IA family hydrolase — translation MTAPSVVLFDLDDTLFAHSRAVARGVAAYRAAHGGALAAADETVELERWTALEEHHYHRYLAGELDYREQRRHRARGFVEPYGIDLAADADADEWFGRYLVEYERAWVLYDDTLPCLDALEAGIPGVRFGVITNGELPFQQVKLDATGLAARIEQTFASGQLGFAKPDARIFHHACAALGVDPADAVYVGDRFETDAMGAASAGLRGVWLDRKSAATADELARAAASGVLVIHDLDTLPTALLIQA, via the coding sequence GTGACCGCCCCGTCCGTCGTGCTGTTCGACCTCGACGACACGCTCTTCGCCCACTCGCGGGCCGTAGCGCGCGGGGTCGCCGCCTACCGCGCGGCGCACGGAGGCGCTCTCGCCGCCGCCGACGAGACCGTCGAACTCGAGCGCTGGACCGCGCTCGAGGAGCACCACTACCATCGCTATCTCGCCGGCGAGCTGGACTACCGCGAGCAGCGCCGCCACCGCGCCCGCGGCTTCGTCGAGCCCTACGGCATCGACCTCGCGGCCGACGCTGACGCCGACGAGTGGTTCGGCCGCTACCTCGTCGAGTACGAGCGGGCCTGGGTGCTGTACGACGACACCCTCCCCTGCCTCGACGCGCTCGAGGCAGGCATTCCCGGGGTGAGGTTCGGCGTGATCACGAACGGCGAACTGCCGTTCCAACAGGTGAAGCTGGATGCCACGGGGCTGGCCGCCAGAATCGAGCAGACTTTCGCGAGCGGCCAGCTGGGGTTCGCGAAGCCCGATGCGCGGATCTTCCACCACGCCTGCGCGGCACTGGGCGTCGACCCCGCCGATGCGGTCTACGTCGGGGACCGGTTCGAGACGGACGCGATGGGGGCCGCCTCCGCGGGACTGCGGGGTGTGTGGCTCGACCGGAAGAGCGCGGCGACGGCCGACGAGCTGGCCCGCGCCGCGGCATCCGGTGTTCTGGTTATTCACGATCTGGACACGCTGCCAACAGCACTTTTGATTCAGGCGTAG
- a CDS encoding MFS transporter, which produces MSQVDATVAPSAPVNPRSRVILASLIGTSIEFYDFYVYATAAVLVFPILFFPSDNAVAAQLASFAAFGVAFIARPIGSIVFGHFGDRIGRKGTLVASLLTMGIATFIIGILPTALTPGWQVLAPALLVLMRFAQGIGLGGEWSGAALLATENAPKGKRAIYGTFPQLGAPIGFIIANGVFLILSLNLDPEAFQAWGWRVPFIASAVLVIVGLYVRLKLVETPAFTKVVERGEVAKLPLARVLKGSWRPLILGTFIMLATYVLFYLMTAFTLSYGTTAKSASDAAAAAEAAGKPFNAEAFVPGLGYTRNEFLIMLIIGCVFFGIFTLVSGPLAEKYGRRKTLLLTTAGIIVFGALFVPLFGAGTVGVMALLIIGFALMGLTFGPMGSVLPELFPTNVRYTGSAISYNVASILGAALAPTIALALLAAADGSPVLVGLYLSAAAVITLVALFISKETRDMDYEV; this is translated from the coding sequence ATGTCTCAAGTCGACGCCACTGTCGCGCCATCGGCCCCCGTTAATCCCCGTTCACGTGTCATCCTCGCGAGCCTCATCGGCACCTCGATCGAGTTCTACGACTTCTACGTGTACGCCACGGCGGCCGTGCTCGTCTTCCCGATCCTCTTCTTCCCCAGCGACAACGCGGTAGCGGCCCAGCTCGCCTCGTTCGCGGCCTTCGGTGTCGCGTTCATCGCGCGCCCCATCGGCTCGATCGTCTTCGGCCACTTCGGCGACCGCATCGGACGCAAGGGCACGCTCGTCGCCTCGCTGCTCACGATGGGTATCGCGACGTTCATCATCGGAATCCTGCCGACCGCGCTCACGCCCGGCTGGCAGGTGCTCGCCCCGGCGCTCCTCGTGCTGATGCGCTTCGCGCAGGGCATCGGCCTCGGCGGCGAATGGAGCGGCGCCGCGCTGCTCGCGACAGAGAACGCACCGAAGGGCAAGCGCGCCATCTACGGCACCTTCCCGCAGCTGGGCGCCCCGATCGGCTTCATCATCGCCAACGGTGTCTTCCTCATCCTGTCGCTCAACCTCGACCCCGAGGCGTTCCAGGCCTGGGGATGGCGCGTGCCGTTCATCGCCTCGGCAGTGCTCGTGATCGTCGGCCTGTACGTGCGCCTCAAGCTCGTCGAGACCCCCGCCTTCACCAAGGTCGTCGAGCGCGGAGAGGTCGCCAAGCTGCCCCTCGCCCGCGTGCTGAAGGGCAGCTGGCGCCCGCTGATCCTCGGCACGTTCATCATGCTCGCCACCTACGTGCTCTTCTACCTGATGACCGCGTTCACGCTGAGCTACGGCACCACGGCGAAGTCGGCCTCCGACGCGGCCGCCGCTGCCGAAGCCGCGGGCAAGCCGTTCAACGCGGAAGCATTCGTGCCCGGCCTCGGCTACACGCGTAACGAGTTCCTGATCATGCTGATCATCGGCTGCGTCTTTTTCGGTATCTTCACGCTCGTCTCCGGGCCGCTGGCCGAGAAGTACGGACGCCGCAAGACGCTGCTCCTCACGACCGCGGGCATCATCGTCTTCGGTGCGCTCTTCGTGCCGCTGTTCGGCGCAGGAACGGTCGGCGTCATGGCGCTGCTCATCATCGGCTTCGCGCTCATGGGTCTGACCTTCGGCCCGATGGGTTCCGTACTGCCCGAGCTGTTCCCGACCAACGTGCGCTACACCGGAAGCGCGATCAGCTACAACGTCGCGTCGATTCTCGGTGCGGCCCTCGCCCCGACCATCGCCCTGGCGCTGCTCGCGGCCGCGGACGGCAGCCCCGTGCTCGTCGGCCTCTACCTGAGCGCCGCCGCCGTCATCACCCTCGTCGCGCTGTTCATCAGCAAGGAGACGCGCGACATGGACTACGAGGTCTAG
- a CDS encoding endonuclease domain-containing protein: MDAARTLAALGEPVATRTQLLRAGATSRDLTAAVRSRSLVRVREGYYASPVAEEKLLQAVRIGGRLGCISALEQNGVWVIPHLFAHVSMESRASRMRSPRNRLLPLAGLNRDGCELHWAPTPRADASVHTSSVVNALSHAVRCQPAELAIAALDSALYGKLVTPAEVHSVFSGLPKHFAPLESRIDARCMSGIETIIRLELVALGIPFETQVRFPGIGVVDFVVAGCVVVETDGRGNHDGETYSARDYDRDAKLAARGYIVVRLNYRQVMFERELAIAAILGALRSHRRGPAA; the protein is encoded by the coding sequence ATGGATGCCGCTCGCACTCTCGCCGCGCTGGGGGAGCCGGTCGCAACCCGGACGCAACTCCTCCGCGCCGGAGCGACGTCGCGCGACCTCACGGCGGCGGTCCGGTCCCGCTCGCTGGTCAGGGTCCGCGAGGGCTACTACGCGTCGCCCGTGGCCGAGGAGAAGCTGCTCCAGGCCGTGCGCATAGGCGGCAGACTCGGTTGCATTTCAGCTCTGGAGCAGAACGGTGTGTGGGTGATTCCACACCTGTTCGCCCACGTCTCCATGGAATCCAGGGCGTCGCGAATGCGCAGCCCTCGCAACCGGCTCCTGCCGCTCGCAGGACTGAATCGCGACGGCTGCGAGCTCCACTGGGCGCCCACTCCGCGCGCCGACGCGTCGGTCCACACCTCAAGCGTCGTCAACGCCCTGTCGCATGCGGTGCGGTGTCAACCCGCCGAACTCGCCATCGCCGCACTCGACAGCGCACTGTACGGAAAACTCGTGACGCCGGCGGAGGTGCACTCAGTCTTCTCCGGCTTGCCGAAGCACTTCGCGCCGCTCGAGTCGCGCATCGATGCGCGCTGCATGTCCGGTATCGAGACGATCATCCGCCTCGAACTCGTCGCCCTCGGCATCCCGTTCGAGACGCAGGTCAGATTCCCGGGCATCGGGGTGGTCGACTTCGTGGTCGCGGGCTGCGTCGTCGTCGAGACCGACGGGCGGGGCAACCACGACGGCGAGACCTACAGCGCACGGGACTACGACCGGGACGCCAAACTCGCGGCGCGCGGTTACATCGTCGTTCGGCTCAACTACCGGCAGGTCATGTTCGAGCGCGAGCTCGCCATCGCCGCGATCCTGGGCGCATTGAGGTCGCACCGCCGTGGACCGGCTGCCTGA
- the glpK gene encoding glycerol kinase GlpK, translated as MTKYVVAIDQGTTSTRAIVFNHEGGIVSSGQMEHDQILPKAGWVEHDPEQIWRNTREVIGQALSKADITRHDVEAVGITNQRETAVVWDKNTGKPVYNAIVWQDTRTQDIVDRLAADGGVERFKPTVGLPLATYFSGTKIVWILENVEGAREKAEAGDLLFGTTDSWVLWNLTGGTEGGVHATDVTNASRTLFMDLETLQWDEEILGIFGVPLSMMPEIRSSSEVYGTVESSSLLREVPVAGILGDQQAATFGQAAFEAGESKNTYGTGNFLIFNTGEEIVHSKNGLLTTLGYKLGDAKPHYALEGSIAVTGSLVQWLRDNLGIINSAPEIETLAATVEDNGGAYFVPAFSGLFAPYWRSDARGALVGLTRYVNKGHIARAALEATAFQTREVLDAVNADAGVDLEELKVDGGMVANDALMQFQADILGVPVVRPVVAETTALGAAYAAGLAVGFWKDLADVGQNWQEDKRWEPNMEPAERERQLRNWKKAVTKTFDWVDEDVK; from the coding sequence ATGACCAAATATGTAGTCGCAATCGACCAGGGCACGACCAGCACGAGGGCCATCGTGTTCAACCACGAGGGCGGCATCGTCTCGTCCGGCCAGATGGAGCACGACCAGATCCTGCCCAAGGCCGGCTGGGTCGAGCACGACCCCGAGCAGATCTGGCGCAACACGCGTGAGGTCATCGGTCAGGCGCTGTCGAAGGCAGACATCACCCGCCACGACGTCGAAGCCGTCGGCATCACCAACCAGCGCGAGACCGCCGTCGTCTGGGACAAGAACACGGGCAAGCCCGTCTACAACGCGATCGTCTGGCAGGACACGCGCACCCAGGACATCGTCGACCGCCTCGCGGCCGACGGCGGCGTCGAGCGCTTCAAGCCCACCGTCGGTCTCCCGCTCGCCACCTACTTCTCCGGAACCAAGATCGTCTGGATCCTCGAGAACGTCGAAGGCGCCCGCGAGAAGGCCGAGGCCGGCGACCTGCTGTTCGGCACAACCGACAGCTGGGTCCTCTGGAACCTCACCGGCGGCACCGAGGGCGGCGTGCACGCGACCGACGTCACCAACGCGTCGCGCACCCTGTTCATGGACCTCGAGACCCTGCAGTGGGACGAGGAAATCCTCGGCATCTTCGGCGTACCGCTGTCGATGATGCCCGAGATCCGCTCCTCCTCCGAGGTCTACGGCACCGTGGAGTCCTCCTCGCTGCTCCGCGAGGTGCCGGTTGCCGGCATCCTCGGCGACCAGCAGGCGGCCACGTTCGGACAGGCGGCCTTCGAGGCCGGCGAGTCGAAGAACACGTACGGCACCGGTAACTTCCTGATCTTCAACACGGGCGAAGAGATCGTCCACTCGAAGAACGGGCTGCTCACCACGCTCGGCTACAAGCTGGGCGACGCCAAGCCGCACTACGCGCTCGAGGGATCGATCGCCGTGACCGGTTCGCTCGTGCAGTGGCTGCGCGACAACCTCGGCATCATCAACTCGGCGCCCGAGATCGAGACGCTCGCCGCCACGGTCGAGGACAACGGTGGAGCTTACTTCGTTCCCGCCTTCTCGGGACTGTTCGCGCCGTACTGGCGCTCGGACGCCCGCGGGGCGCTGGTGGGCCTCACCCGCTACGTGAACAAGGGCCACATCGCCCGTGCCGCCCTCGAGGCGACCGCGTTCCAGACCCGCGAGGTTCTCGACGCGGTCAACGCCGATGCCGGTGTCGATCTCGAAGAGCTCAAGGTCGACGGCGGCATGGTCGCGAACGACGCGCTCATGCAGTTCCAGGCCGACATCCTCGGCGTGCCCGTCGTGCGTCCCGTCGTCGCGGAGACCACCGCGCTCGGCGCCGCCTACGCGGCCGGCCTCGCCGTCGGGTTCTGGAAGGACCTCGCCGACGTGGGACAGAACTGGCAGGAAGACAAGCGCTGGGAGCCGAACATGGAGCCCGCCGAGCGCGAGCGCCAGCTGCGCAACTGGAAGAAGGCCGTCACCAAGACCTTCGACTGGGTCGACGAAGACGTGAAGTAG
- a CDS encoding MIP/aquaporin family protein yields MGTALLTLLGCGVVANVLLTKSKGLGGGTLMINFGWGLAVFAAVTASYSSGAHLNPAVTLGLLASGADLSALDVVIYIVAQLIGAFLGAVLAYLAYKKHFDEEPDAGIKLGIFATGPAIRSYGWNFITEVIGTFVLVFVVIGFGRVGDADASTPAGLAALGALPVALLVVGIGASLGGPTGYAINPARDLGPRLAHAVLPIKGKGTSDWSYSWVPIAGPIVGGVLAGLLSIPLLPLLSA; encoded by the coding sequence GTGGGCACGGCTCTCCTGACGCTGCTCGGTTGCGGCGTCGTCGCGAACGTTCTGCTCACCAAGTCCAAGGGCCTCGGCGGCGGCACGCTCATGATCAACTTCGGTTGGGGCCTCGCGGTCTTCGCCGCAGTGACCGCGTCGTACTCCTCCGGCGCCCACCTCAACCCGGCCGTCACCCTCGGCCTCCTGGCGAGCGGAGCCGACCTGTCGGCGCTCGACGTGGTGATCTACATCGTCGCGCAGCTGATCGGTGCATTCCTCGGTGCCGTTCTCGCCTACCTGGCGTACAAGAAGCACTTCGACGAGGAGCCGGATGCCGGTATCAAACTCGGTATCTTCGCCACGGGCCCCGCCATCCGTAGCTACGGCTGGAACTTCATCACCGAGGTCATCGGTACCTTCGTGCTGGTGTTCGTGGTCATCGGCTTCGGTCGCGTCGGAGACGCCGACGCCAGCACCCCCGCCGGCCTCGCAGCCCTCGGCGCACTCCCCGTCGCGCTGCTCGTCGTCGGCATCGGTGCGTCGCTCGGCGGCCCCACGGGCTACGCCATCAACCCTGCCCGTGACCTCGGCCCGCGCCTCGCGCACGCCGTCCTCCCGATCAAGGGCAAGGGCACCAGCGACTGGTCCTACAGCTGGGTGCCGATCGCCGGCCCCATCGTCGGCGGTGTTCTCGCCGGCCTGCTGTCGATCCCGCTCCTTCCCCTCCTCTCCGCTTAG
- a CDS encoding FAD-dependent oxidoreductase yields the protein MHPVKSSESMPTGDLRHEVAALIERPKAQVLVIGGGINGIATFRDLALQGVDVVLVERSDYCSGASAASSHMIHGGVRYLENGEFRLVRESVTERNGLLRIAPHYVKPLQTTIPIYSTFSGILSAPLRFLTHKSGAPKERGALLIKVGLVLYDSFSRDGGSVPRHTFVGRKKALKALPSLNPGVKYTATYFDASVHEPERLALDVLRDGLAAGDNARSSNYVEAVGSTAEGVLLRDMTTGREFTIDADVVVNASGPWTDLTNEALGDETAYMGGTKGSHIVLDNPALLEACAGREMFFEHKDGRIVLIYPLNGKVMVGTTDLEADIREPAVCTDEEIDYFFDLVANVFPSIPVSRDQIVYSFSGVRPLPRHDDMQPGFVSRDYRIVAGKLGRADLLSLVGGKWTTFRALAEHISTDVLALLGSKRTVDTKNLEIGGGRGYPRTDEARDNWITAHSGFVGKARAAQLFDRYGTRAVEVLDAIDSGEDAPLRNSTEFSLLEVEHIVATESVVHMSDLLLRRTNLAFTGDITVELLEELVEIAAGVLGWTQERQADEIRQTVALLADSHNVHIAHAVSVSN from the coding sequence ATGCACCCAGTGAAGTCTTCAGAGTCGATGCCGACGGGCGATCTCCGTCACGAAGTGGCCGCGCTTATCGAGCGACCGAAGGCCCAGGTCCTGGTGATCGGCGGCGGTATCAACGGAATCGCGACCTTCCGCGACCTCGCCCTGCAGGGCGTCGACGTCGTGCTCGTCGAGCGCAGCGACTACTGCTCGGGTGCGTCGGCCGCGTCATCCCACATGATCCACGGTGGCGTGCGCTACCTCGAGAACGGCGAGTTCCGCCTCGTCCGCGAGTCGGTCACGGAGCGCAACGGCCTGCTGCGCATCGCGCCGCACTACGTGAAGCCGCTGCAGACCACCATCCCGATCTACTCGACCTTCAGCGGCATCCTCTCTGCCCCTCTCCGGTTCCTCACCCACAAGTCGGGCGCCCCCAAGGAGCGCGGTGCGCTGCTGATCAAGGTCGGCCTCGTGCTGTACGACTCCTTCTCGCGCGACGGCGGCTCTGTTCCCCGTCACACCTTCGTCGGTCGTAAGAAGGCGCTGAAGGCGCTGCCGTCGCTGAACCCCGGCGTCAAGTACACGGCCACCTACTTCGACGCCTCCGTGCACGAGCCCGAGCGCCTCGCGCTCGACGTGCTGCGCGACGGCCTCGCTGCGGGCGACAACGCCCGCAGCAGCAACTACGTCGAGGCGGTCGGATCGACCGCCGAGGGCGTGCTGCTGCGCGACATGACCACCGGCCGCGAGTTCACCATCGACGCCGACGTGGTCGTCAACGCCTCCGGGCCGTGGACCGACCTCACCAACGAGGCTCTCGGCGACGAGACCGCGTACATGGGCGGCACCAAGGGCTCGCACATCGTGCTCGACAACCCGGCGCTGCTCGAAGCCTGCGCCGGCCGCGAGATGTTCTTCGAGCACAAGGACGGGCGCATCGTGCTCATCTACCCGCTCAACGGCAAGGTCATGGTCGGTACCACCGACCTCGAGGCCGACATCCGCGAGCCCGCCGTCTGCACTGACGAAGAGATCGACTACTTCTTCGACCTCGTCGCGAACGTCTTCCCGAGCATCCCCGTGAGCCGCGACCAGATCGTCTACAGCTTCTCCGGCGTGCGCCCGCTGCCCCGCCACGACGACATGCAGCCCGGCTTCGTGTCGCGCGACTACCGCATCGTCGCCGGAAAGCTCGGCCGTGCCGACCTGCTCAGCCTCGTCGGCGGCAAGTGGACCACTTTCCGCGCCCTCGCCGAGCACATCAGCACCGACGTGCTCGCGCTGCTCGGATCGAAGCGCACCGTCGACACCAAGAACCTCGAGATCGGCGGAGGCCGCGGCTACCCGCGCACCGACGAGGCCCGCGACAACTGGATCACCGCCCACTCCGGCTTCGTCGGCAAGGCGCGCGCCGCCCAGCTGTTCGACCGCTACGGAACACGTGCTGTCGAGGTGCTTGACGCGATCGATTCAGGGGAGGATGCTCCCCTTCGTAACTCCACCGAGTTCAGCCTCCTCGAGGTCGAACACATCGTCGCGACGGAATCGGTCGTACACATGAGCGATCTTCTGCTGCGTCGTACGAACCTTGCATTCACCGGTGATATTACGGTGGAGTTGCTCGAAGAACTCGTCGAGATCGCCGCCGGCGTTCTCGGCTGGACGCAAGAACGCCAGGCTGACGAAATCCGTCAGACGGTGGCACTGCTCGCAGATTCCCACAACGTGCACATCGCGCACGCGGTGAGCGTCTCGAACTAA
- a CDS encoding sugar-binding transcriptional regulator gives MDAIASELRTSRSSVSRLLSYARQHGLVEIRVVSPLDKLSVLQHDIAERFRVNAHVVPVPEATSDIDRLERVAISAARILTPFFDSNMILGVAWGATINAVSRHLPRKETHNSRIVQLNGAGNTSTTGIDYASEILRRFGKAFDAPVQQFPVPAFFDDPRTKEAMWRERTTKRVLAIQQRMDIALFGVGSPFSEVPSHVYAGGYLDEADYAILDASHVVGDIATVFYRIDGSSDGIPLNDRSTGPDPAVMHAVARRICVVSGSSKITALRGALAAGMITDLVIDEPAARALLTADTAERLRTSRE, from the coding sequence ATGGATGCCATCGCGAGCGAGCTGCGCACCTCGCGATCCTCGGTATCCCGCCTGTTGAGCTACGCCCGGCAGCACGGGCTGGTGGAGATCCGGGTGGTCTCGCCACTCGACAAACTGTCGGTGCTGCAGCACGACATCGCCGAGCGGTTCCGGGTCAACGCACACGTCGTGCCGGTGCCCGAGGCGACCAGCGACATCGACCGGCTCGAACGCGTAGCGATCAGCGCTGCACGGATTCTCACCCCGTTCTTCGATTCCAACATGATTCTCGGGGTCGCATGGGGCGCCACGATCAACGCGGTCAGCCGCCACCTCCCCCGCAAAGAGACGCACAACTCGCGCATCGTGCAGCTCAACGGCGCCGGCAACACGTCGACGACCGGCATCGACTATGCGAGCGAGATCCTGCGCCGCTTCGGCAAGGCGTTCGACGCCCCCGTGCAGCAGTTCCCTGTGCCCGCGTTCTTCGACGACCCGCGCACCAAAGAAGCGATGTGGCGCGAACGCACCACCAAGCGCGTGCTCGCCATCCAACAGCGCATGGATATCGCCCTCTTCGGCGTGGGTTCCCCCTTCTCCGAGGTGCCCAGCCACGTCTACGCCGGCGGCTACCTCGACGAGGCCGACTACGCGATCCTCGACGCGAGCCACGTCGTCGGCGACATCGCCACCGTCTTCTACCGCATCGACGGAAGCTCGGACGGCATCCCGCTCAACGACCGTTCGACGGGCCCCGACCCCGCCGTGATGCACGCGGTCGCCCGCCGCATCTGCGTCGTTTCCGGTTCGTCGAAGATCACCGCGCTGCGGGGCGCCCTCGCCGCGGGCATGATCACCGACCTCGTCATCGACGAGCCCGCCGCCCGCGCGCTGCTCACCGCCGACACCGCCGAGCGTCTCAGAACGTCACGGGAATAA
- the ribD gene encoding bifunctional diaminohydroxyphosphoribosylaminopyrimidine deaminase/5-amino-6-(5-phosphoribosylamino)uracil reductase RibD, translating into MTQPGEYDASMRHALSLAAHGPVTGGNPQVGCVLVDDAGRIVAEGWHRGAGTPHAEIDALSKVEDATGLTAVVTLEPCNHTGRTGPCSVALLEAGVARVVYAVSDPGAHSSGGASTLRAAGIPVEGGVLAAEVEEFIEPWLTAARLGRPWVTVKWASSLDGRAAAADGTSQWITGTAARQRVHEQRAQSDAILVGTGTVLADDPSLTARGDGGELLAHQPVPVVVGERDVPAGAKLRSHPAGLIETHSRDLSLVLEGLFGRGIRRVFVEGGPALASAVIEAGLVDEYLVYLAPTLLGGARTAVGDIGVGTIGDQRRLRITAVETLGEDILITARPRRVSTPEGN; encoded by the coding sequence ATGACCCAGCCAGGCGAGTACGACGCGTCGATGCGTCACGCGCTCTCCCTCGCCGCCCACGGGCCCGTCACCGGCGGCAATCCCCAGGTGGGCTGTGTGCTGGTGGATGACGCGGGCCGCATCGTCGCGGAGGGCTGGCACCGCGGCGCGGGCACCCCGCACGCCGAGATCGACGCCCTCTCCAAGGTCGAGGATGCCACGGGGCTCACCGCCGTCGTCACCCTCGAGCCCTGCAACCACACGGGCCGGACGGGGCCGTGCTCCGTCGCCCTCCTCGAGGCGGGCGTGGCCCGTGTCGTCTACGCGGTCTCCGACCCCGGCGCACACTCCTCGGGCGGCGCCTCCACGCTCCGCGCCGCGGGCATCCCCGTCGAAGGCGGCGTGCTCGCCGCCGAGGTCGAGGAGTTCATCGAGCCATGGCTCACCGCCGCCCGTCTCGGCCGGCCGTGGGTCACCGTCAAGTGGGCGTCGAGCCTCGACGGCCGCGCGGCCGCGGCCGACGGCACAAGCCAGTGGATCACCGGCACCGCGGCACGTCAGCGCGTGCACGAACAGCGCGCGCAGAGCGACGCGATCCTCGTGGGCACCGGTACCGTGCTCGCCGACGACCCCTCGCTCACGGCGCGCGGCGACGGCGGCGAGCTGCTGGCGCACCAGCCCGTGCCCGTCGTGGTCGGCGAACGGGACGTGCCGGCGGGCGCGAAACTGCGCAGCCACCCGGCGGGTCTGATCGAGACGCACTCCCGGGACCTGTCGCTCGTGCTGGAGGGGCTGTTCGGCCGCGGCATCCGCCGTGTCTTCGTCGAAGGCGGCCCCGCACTGGCGAGCGCGGTCATCGAGGCCGGACTCGTCGACGAATACCTCGTCTACCTGGCGCCGACGCTGCTCGGCGGCGCGCGCACCGCCGTCGGCGACATCGGCGTCGGCACCATCGGCGACCAGCGCCGGCTGCGCATCACCGCCGTCGAGACGCTCGGCGAGGACATCCTCATTACCGCCCGGCCCCGCCGGGTTTCGACCCCCGAAGGGAACTAA
- a CDS encoding riboflavin synthase, whose protein sequence is MFTGIIEELGAVTAWEPTADAARITVRAPLAASDASHGDSISVSGVCLTVVDQGADWFTADVMAETIAMSTLGGVVVGQQVNLERAAQVGDRLGGHIVQGHIDGTATVLSIENGSAWRVVRFSLAPDVAALVARKGSIAVDGVSLTVSAVGADWFEVSLIPETLTATTLGARTVGESVNIETDIVARHVERMLQFNERTLS, encoded by the coding sequence GTGTTCACCGGAATCATCGAAGAGCTCGGCGCGGTCACCGCATGGGAGCCCACCGCCGACGCCGCGCGCATTACCGTGCGCGCCCCGCTCGCCGCCTCCGACGCGTCGCACGGCGACTCGATCAGCGTGAGCGGCGTCTGCCTCACCGTCGTCGACCAGGGTGCCGACTGGTTCACCGCCGACGTCATGGCCGAGACCATCGCGATGTCGACCCTCGGCGGCGTGGTCGTCGGCCAGCAGGTCAATCTCGAACGCGCCGCGCAGGTGGGCGACCGCCTCGGCGGCCACATCGTGCAGGGCCACATCGACGGTACGGCCACGGTGCTCTCGATCGAGAACGGCAGCGCCTGGCGCGTCGTGCGCTTTTCCCTGGCGCCGGATGTCGCGGCCCTCGTCGCCCGCAAGGGCTCGATCGCGGTCGACGGCGTCTCGCTCACCGTGAGCGCCGTCGGCGCCGACTGGTTCGAGGTGTCGCTGATCCCAGAGACCCTCACCGCCACCACCCTCGGCGCCCGCACCGTCGGCGAGAGCGTGAACATCGAGACCGACATCGTCGCCCGCCACGTCGAGCGCATGCTGCAGTTCAATGAAAGGACGCTCTCATGA